In one window of Pseudomonas putida DNA:
- a CDS encoding CheR family methyltransferase, translating to MIEKRFFRFLQERIGLDVDSVGAPMVERALRQRCVVLAARDLDDYWLRLQQSPGEQQALIEAVIVPETWFFRYPESFTALAGLAQKRLVELAGSRPLRILSLPCSTGEEPYSISMALLDAGLSPSAVRIDAMDISPSSLARAEQAVYGRNSFRGSELAFRERHFDCTDDSYRLHERVRQQVSLEPGNVLDPALRSRKGVYDFVFCRNLLIYFDVPTQQRVFEVLKQLLHDDGVLFIGPAEGSLLARLGMRPIGIAQSFAYVRQDQLGVQPPVNPVPSARPAIAPVASPRPVAMPVAAPPFARAPRPPARPVALATVNENESELLAAIARQANAGASEQARASCERYLRLFEPKAQVYYWLGLLSDTQGDAGEAFKHYRKALYLEPQHTEALLHLATLLASQGDVTGARRLQERAARAGRESER from the coding sequence ATGATCGAAAAACGCTTCTTCCGCTTTCTGCAGGAGCGCATCGGCCTGGATGTGGACTCGGTGGGCGCGCCGATGGTCGAGCGGGCCCTGCGCCAGCGGTGCGTGGTACTTGCCGCGCGTGACCTCGACGACTACTGGCTGCGCCTGCAGCAATCGCCCGGCGAGCAGCAGGCATTGATCGAAGCGGTGATCGTCCCTGAAACCTGGTTCTTCCGTTATCCCGAATCGTTCACGGCATTGGCTGGGCTGGCGCAAAAACGCCTGGTCGAGCTGGCCGGATCACGACCACTGCGTATCCTCAGCCTGCCGTGCTCGACCGGCGAGGAGCCCTATTCGATTTCCATGGCGCTGCTCGATGCGGGTCTGTCTCCATCGGCCGTGCGCATCGATGCCATGGACATCAGCCCCAGCTCCCTCGCCCGTGCCGAGCAGGCCGTGTATGGACGCAACTCGTTTCGTGGCAGTGAACTGGCATTCCGTGAGCGGCACTTCGACTGCACCGATGACAGTTACCGGTTGCATGAGCGCGTGCGCCAGCAGGTCAGCCTGGAGCCTGGCAATGTGCTCGATCCCGCCTTGCGCAGCCGCAAGGGAGTCTATGACTTTGTCTTTTGCCGCAACCTGCTGATCTATTTCGACGTACCTACCCAGCAGCGGGTTTTCGAGGTGCTGAAACAGCTGCTCCACGACGATGGCGTGCTGTTCATCGGCCCGGCCGAGGGCAGTTTGCTGGCGCGCCTGGGCATGCGGCCGATCGGCATCGCGCAGTCGTTCGCCTACGTGCGTCAGGATCAGCTTGGCGTACAGCCGCCGGTCAACCCGGTGCCGTCGGCACGGCCCGCCATCGCGCCGGTGGCTTCGCCGCGTCCAGTCGCCATGCCCGTGGCGGCACCACCCTTTGCCCGTGCTCCCCGCCCGCCCGCCAGGCCGGTTGCGTTGGCGACCGTGAACGAGAACGAAAGCGAGTTGCTCGCAGCCATCGCCCGCCAGGCCAATGCCGGTGCCAGCGAGCAGGCCCGCGCCAGTTGCGAGCGCTACTTGCGTCTGTTTGAGCCGAAGGCGCAGGTCTACTACTGGCTGGGGCTGCTCAGCGATACCCAGGGCGATGCCGGCGAAGCATTCAAGCATTACCGCAAGGCCCTGTACCTCGAGCCCCAGCACACCGAGGCGCTGCTGCACCTGGCCACGCTGTTGGCATCCCAGGGGGATGTCACAGGGGCACGGCGCCTGCAGGAGCGGGCGGCGCGGGCGGGCAGGGAGTCTGAACGATGA